Genomic DNA from Gammaproteobacteria bacterium:
GTTGTGACCGGTGGCGCATCCGGTCTTGGACGCGGCGTTGTTGAGACCATTGCGCGCGCAAATGGCAAAGTTTTCGTGTTGGATATCAATCAGGACGCTGGTCAAGCGCTCGCCGATGCCTACCCAGAATCGGTCCACTTCTTATCCACCGATGTGCAGGACGCAGAGCAAGTCGACGCTCATGTCCGGGAGGCGGCCGAGCGCATGGGTGGCCTTAATTTGGCGGTCAATTGCGCCGGCGTCCTAGGCAATGGCCGTTTACTCGGAAAAAATGGCCCAATGGACCCTGCCTTTTTCGCGCGTGTCATTCACATCAATTTGATTGGCGCGTTTCACCTTTCGCGCAGTGCCGCAGCTGTAATGGCAACACAACCGACAAACGCTTCAGGCGAGCGCGGCGTGATTGTCCACACAGCAAGCATTGCTGCTT
This window encodes:
- a CDS encoding SDR family NAD(P)-dependent oxidoreductase; its protein translation is VVTGGASGLGRGVVETIARANGKVFVLDINQDAGQALADAYPESVHFLSTDVQDAEQVDAHVREAAERMGGLNLAVNCAGVLGNGRLLGKNGPMDPAFFARVIHINLIGAFHLSRSAAAVMATQPTNASGERGVIVHTASIAAFEGQFGQVAYSASKAGVVGMLLPMARELARSGIRVMGIAPGMFETPMLENLSDDIRAQLAAGIPFPSRFGKPEEFAALVRHIFENPMLNGTVIRLDGAARLQ